A DNA window from Mycobacterium sp. IDR2000157661 contains the following coding sequences:
- a CDS encoding DUF3558 domain-containing protein, whose translation MHGVTHSTRATRCLAVAAAAVISLVTACSDSEPTGPQVPQDTSAPQQDVAHGPFFPQCGGVSDEEITKQTRVPGLVNTAKTSVGCQWLAGGSILGPHFSFTWFRGSPIGRERKTMELSRTAVEDINIEGHDGFIGYTEDPTAGVNLCEVGIQFDDDFIEWSISYGAPPFPDPCDVAKELTRQSIVNSE comes from the coding sequence GTGCATGGCGTGACCCACAGCACGCGCGCGACACGCTGCCTCGCCGTTGCGGCCGCAGCTGTCATCTCGCTGGTCACCGCATGCTCGGACTCCGAGCCCACGGGTCCGCAGGTGCCGCAGGACACGTCCGCGCCCCAGCAGGACGTCGCGCACGGCCCCTTCTTCCCCCAGTGCGGTGGTGTCAGCGACGAGGAGATCACCAAGCAGACCCGGGTACCGGGGCTGGTCAACACCGCCAAGACCTCGGTGGGCTGTCAGTGGCTGGCCGGCGGCAGCATCCTGGGCCCGCACTTCTCGTTCACCTGGTTCCGTGGCAGCCCGATCGGCCGCGAGCGCAAGACGATGGAACTGTCGCGCACCGCGGTCGAGGACATCAACATCGAAGGTCACGACGGGTTCATCGGCTACACCGAGGACCCGACGGCGGGGGTCAACCTGTGTGAGGTCGGCATCCAGTTCGACGACGACTTCATCGAGTGGTCGATCAGCTACGGCGCGCCGCCGTTCCCGGACCCCTGCGACGTCGCCAAGGAATTGACCCGCCAATCGATTGTGAACTCCGAATGA
- a CDS encoding DUF2182 domain-containing protein, with product MSISETHGTTGRDLWPPVVLLLLAGVGWWWSVASAGDMGADDAMAGAMADAMPMDSQPTMSFVAFLVAWVAMMAAMMFPAVVPVVRLYRQAAARGNAAPTAFFVGGYLALWTVVGVPAYVAWRRLEEPLMTGSPWAGRVAGAVAVAAGLYQLTPLKTVCLRHCRSPMSFFLRHGRRLDRPTGAFVAGGRHGVFCVGCCWLLMALLVAFGAMHLAWMLVFAVLILVEKTAPFGEQFARATGVALLALGAALLVQPELITHLL from the coding sequence GTGAGCATCAGCGAAACCCACGGGACGACCGGACGCGATCTCTGGCCGCCGGTGGTGCTGCTGCTCCTGGCCGGTGTCGGCTGGTGGTGGTCGGTGGCCAGCGCCGGCGACATGGGCGCCGATGACGCGATGGCCGGCGCTATGGCCGATGCAATGCCGATGGACTCCCAACCGACCATGTCGTTCGTCGCCTTCCTGGTCGCATGGGTGGCGATGATGGCGGCGATGATGTTCCCTGCGGTGGTGCCGGTGGTCCGGCTCTACCGCCAGGCCGCGGCGAGGGGTAACGCCGCCCCGACGGCGTTCTTCGTCGGTGGCTACCTCGCGTTGTGGACTGTTGTCGGGGTTCCGGCGTACGTCGCCTGGCGTCGGCTCGAGGAGCCCCTGATGACCGGCAGCCCGTGGGCGGGCAGGGTCGCCGGGGCGGTCGCGGTGGCCGCGGGGCTGTATCAACTGACACCGCTCAAGACGGTGTGTCTGCGGCACTGCCGATCACCGATGTCGTTCTTCCTGCGACACGGCAGGCGCCTCGACCGTCCCACCGGTGCCTTTGTCGCCGGCGGCCGTCACGGAGTGTTCTGCGTGGGCTGCTGCTGGCTGCTCATGGCGCTGCTGGTGGCCTTCGGCGCAATGCATCTGGCGTGGATGCTGGTGTTCGCGGTGCTGATCCTCGTGGAGAAGACCGCCCCGTTCGGTGAGCAGTTCGCCCGCGCGACGGGAGTCGCGCTGCTGGCCCTGGGTGCCGCGTTGTTGGTGCAACCGGAACTCATTACCCATCTCCTCTGA
- a CDS encoding DUF1326 domain-containing protein, with product MTTTEQRLRWHLKGRGYEFCNCAPGCGCNFHGFPTSADGSCRAMVGNHIIDGACGDVDLSGVKAIAVIDWPKAIHDGGGKAVFIVEPETADEQIDSLAQIYTGQLGGDPWGILGTTFEVAGLVKAPISFEGNGIHTTMTAEGVGRATGGSFKNPVTGEPHQAQIVLPDGFIWTRGECGIGTFSVEAEGIRLDFTDTNWILYEFDWSNN from the coding sequence ATGACGACGACGGAGCAACGGCTGCGGTGGCATCTGAAGGGCCGCGGCTACGAGTTCTGCAACTGCGCGCCCGGGTGCGGGTGCAACTTCCACGGGTTCCCCACGTCGGCCGACGGCAGCTGCCGGGCGATGGTCGGCAACCACATCATCGACGGGGCCTGCGGTGACGTCGACCTCTCCGGCGTCAAGGCGATCGCGGTGATCGACTGGCCGAAGGCCATCCACGACGGCGGCGGCAAAGCGGTCTTCATCGTCGAACCCGAGACCGCCGACGAACAGATCGACAGCCTGGCACAGATCTACACCGGTCAGCTGGGCGGCGACCCATGGGGCATATTGGGGACCACGTTTGAGGTGGCCGGACTCGTCAAGGCGCCGATCAGCTTCGAGGGCAACGGAATTCACACCACCATGACAGCCGAGGGTGTCGGCCGCGCCACCGGGGGCAGTTTCAAGAACCCCGTCACCGGCGAGCCCCACCAGGCGCAGATCGTGCTGCCCGACGGCTTCATCTGGACTCGCGGCGAGTGCGGGATCGGCACCTTCTCCGTCGAAGCCGAAGGTATCCGGCTCGACTTCACCGACACCAACTGGATCCTGTACGAGTTCGACTGGTCCAACAACTGA
- a CDS encoding AAA family ATPase yields the protein MKLHRLALSNYRGISHREIVFPDRGVVVVCGANEVGKSSMIEALDLLLEAKDRSTKKEVKEVKPTHADVGAEVTAEISTGPYRFVYRKRFHKRCETELTVLAPRREQFTGDEAHERVNAMLAETVDTDLWQAQRVLQSASTAAVDLSGCDALSRALDVAAGEAVAVSGTEPLLIDRVEAEYGRYFTRTGRPTGEWLAAVKRLQAAEERVAAAAAAVAEVDDAVRRHAVLTGELARLAPERADASRKLAAAREAADAVAELTRQLKEARLVADAAQANHDASRAAIEERGKLRADIEQRAAAIAVLEVSVATAAEDLETAAEVRQDADATAEQAREALAASQARGEAARRAVQELTDRDEADRIAARLATIDAAQRERDGVEADLASIMLSDEAMRAIEEAKAAVDIATAQVESASAQIELVALAQVQLRVDGETVTLSTGQSWSTSVSAETDIEVPGVLTARLVPGSPASQTRARHDAAQQVLASALADAGVGDLAAARATDLRRQQLLATRDRACATYRALVADESPDQLRVRLAALRERQPGHADLFDVDIAAARAELEAASAAQKEVYADCEMRRKVAVAAAEQLGDKQVRVTVLRDKLATAQTELGNSRRRLDEQRSAIADEALAGRAQAHAEEARRAAELVAELSAEVAQTAPDAVAAAMAEAQHQADALTAAHDEVAGALRDLSAQLKVYGTQGRKGQLDEAETEREHAVAEHIRVQRRARAAELLRSVIERHRDATRQRYVDPFRGELERLGRLVFGDSFEVEVDSELRVCSRTLAGRTVPYESLSGGAKEQLGIVARLAGAALVAEEDTVPVIIDDALGFTDADRLVKMGAVFNAVGGDGQVIVLTCSPDRYAAVDGAHHIELNN from the coding sequence GTGAAGCTACACCGATTGGCACTGAGCAACTATCGCGGCATCAGCCACCGCGAGATCGTCTTCCCGGACCGCGGCGTCGTGGTGGTCTGCGGCGCCAACGAGGTCGGCAAGTCGTCGATGATCGAGGCGCTCGACCTGTTGCTGGAGGCCAAGGACCGGTCTACGAAGAAGGAAGTCAAAGAGGTCAAGCCGACGCATGCCGATGTCGGCGCCGAAGTCACGGCCGAAATATCGACGGGGCCATATCGTTTCGTGTACCGAAAGCGGTTTCACAAGCGCTGCGAGACGGAGCTGACGGTCCTGGCGCCGCGACGTGAACAGTTCACCGGTGACGAAGCGCACGAGCGGGTCAACGCGATGCTCGCCGAGACGGTCGACACCGATCTGTGGCAGGCGCAACGGGTGCTGCAGTCGGCGTCCACCGCCGCAGTGGACCTGTCCGGGTGTGACGCGCTGTCGCGCGCGCTGGACGTCGCCGCCGGCGAGGCGGTCGCCGTATCGGGTACCGAGCCGCTGCTGATCGACCGCGTCGAGGCCGAGTACGGCCGGTACTTCACCCGCACCGGCCGGCCGACAGGGGAGTGGCTGGCGGCCGTCAAGCGGCTGCAGGCCGCCGAGGAGCGAGTGGCCGCCGCGGCCGCCGCCGTTGCTGAGGTCGACGACGCGGTGCGCAGGCACGCGGTGCTCACCGGCGAACTCGCCCGTTTGGCCCCCGAGCGCGCCGACGCGTCGAGAAAGCTGGCCGCCGCACGGGAGGCCGCCGACGCGGTGGCGGAACTGACCCGCCAGCTCAAGGAGGCTCGGCTGGTCGCCGATGCCGCGCAGGCCAACCATGACGCGTCGCGTGCCGCGATCGAGGAGCGGGGCAAGCTGCGCGCCGACATCGAGCAGCGGGCTGCCGCGATCGCCGTACTCGAGGTGTCGGTGGCGACGGCCGCAGAGGACCTGGAGACCGCAGCCGAGGTGCGGCAGGACGCCGACGCCACTGCCGAGCAGGCGCGAGAAGCGTTGGCGGCGAGTCAGGCCCGGGGCGAGGCCGCCCGTCGCGCGGTACAGGAGCTGACCGACCGTGACGAGGCGGACCGGATCGCTGCGAGGCTGGCCACGATCGACGCCGCGCAGCGCGAACGCGACGGCGTCGAAGCGGACCTCGCATCGATCATGCTCTCCGACGAGGCCATGCGGGCGATCGAGGAGGCCAAGGCGGCGGTCGACATCGCCACGGCGCAGGTGGAGTCGGCGTCCGCACAGATCGAGTTGGTCGCGCTGGCCCAGGTTCAGCTCCGCGTCGACGGCGAGACGGTCACCCTGAGCACGGGCCAGTCATGGTCGACGAGTGTGAGCGCCGAAACCGACATCGAGGTGCCCGGCGTGCTGACCGCACGCCTGGTGCCCGGATCGCCTGCTTCGCAGACACGCGCACGACATGATGCCGCGCAGCAGGTGTTGGCCTCAGCGCTGGCCGACGCCGGCGTCGGCGACCTGGCGGCGGCGCGGGCCACCGACCTGCGACGCCAACAGCTGCTCGCGACCCGGGACCGGGCCTGCGCCACGTACCGGGCCCTTGTCGCCGACGAGTCGCCCGACCAGTTGCGGGTTCGCCTGGCCGCACTGCGCGAGCGTCAACCCGGCCACGCCGATCTGTTCGACGTCGACATCGCCGCGGCCCGCGCCGAACTCGAGGCCGCATCGGCTGCGCAGAAAGAGGTGTACGCCGACTGCGAGATGCGCCGCAAGGTCGCCGTCGCCGCCGCTGAACAACTGGGCGACAAGCAGGTCCGGGTCACCGTGCTGCGGGACAAGCTGGCCACCGCGCAGACCGAGCTCGGCAACTCCCGTCGGCGCCTGGACGAACAGCGCTCAGCGATCGCCGACGAGGCGCTGGCCGGCAGAGCGCAGGCGCACGCGGAGGAAGCTCGGCGGGCCGCCGAACTGGTCGCCGAACTCAGCGCGGAGGTCGCTCAGACGGCTCCGGACGCCGTCGCGGCCGCGATGGCCGAGGCGCAACATCAGGCCGATGCCCTGACTGCGGCTCACGACGAAGTGGCGGGCGCGTTGCGGGACCTGAGCGCACAGCTGAAGGTGTACGGCACCCAGGGACGCAAGGGGCAACTGGACGAGGCGGAGACCGAACGCGAGCATGCCGTGGCCGAACACATTCGGGTGCAGCGTCGAGCGCGCGCTGCCGAGCTGCTGCGGTCGGTGATCGAGCGGCACCGGGACGCGACCCGGCAGCGCTACGTCGACCCGTTCCGTGGTGAGTTGGAGCGCCTGGGGCGGTTGGTGTTCGGCGACAGCTTCGAAGTCGAGGTGGACAGCGAGCTACGCGTCTGCAGCCGCACGCTTGCTGGCCGCACCGTGCCCTACGAGTCGCTGTCCGGCGGCGCCAAGGAGCAACTGGGCATCGTGGCACGGTTGGCGGGCGCGGCGCTGGTGGCCGAGGAGGACACTGTCCCGGTGATCATCGACGACGCGTTGGGCTTCACCGACGCCGACCGGCTGGTCAAGATGGGTGCGGTGTTCAACGCGGTCGGCGGTGACGGGCAGGTGATCGTGCTGACGTGCAGCCCCGATCGCTATGCCGCGGTGGACGGCGCTCACCACATCGAGCTCAACAACTGA
- a CDS encoding wax ester/triacylglycerol synthase domain-containing protein, with translation MTDFMRNTDAFTWAMESDPRLRSTVVTTIMLDEVPDWDVVRNRLDLVSRRLPMFRQRVVPSPPPAPPRWETAPDFDLDFHLRRVTAPAPGGPDTVLEMARLAEMADFDRARPLWEATLIDGLADGRAALLCRFHHALTDGVGGVQIGMTLFDLERDAGHAAILPTEPHATDRPLLSGYADVLRYDAQLAGTSLTAAAKAAPGLLYNGIRHPIAAANAATATAASVYRTVRPVNRTGSPLMAERSLVRRLAVHDVSLARLRDAAHRCDGALNDAFVAGVTGGLRRYHEKHGIELGDVHLSMPISLRTETDEMGGNRITLMRFDVPAGIADPAQRIREIHRHARQVRHERSLPYTQMIAGVLNLMPRWYIGSILRHVDFVASDVPGIPVPVYLGGAPVSAQYAFGPTIGAAVNVTLLTYVDTCHFGVNADAGAIPDFEIFHDCLVEGFDEVLALAH, from the coding sequence ATGACCGATTTCATGCGCAATACGGACGCCTTCACCTGGGCGATGGAAAGCGATCCACGCCTGCGGTCGACCGTCGTGACGACGATCATGCTCGACGAGGTGCCCGACTGGGATGTGGTCCGCAACCGCCTCGACCTGGTCAGCCGCCGGCTACCGATGTTCCGGCAGCGGGTGGTGCCCTCACCTCCGCCCGCCCCGCCGCGGTGGGAGACGGCCCCCGACTTCGACCTCGACTTCCACCTCCGCCGCGTCACCGCTCCGGCGCCCGGCGGGCCGGACACGGTGCTCGAGATGGCCCGGCTGGCGGAGATGGCCGACTTCGACCGCGCCCGCCCACTGTGGGAGGCCACGCTGATCGACGGCCTCGCCGACGGCAGGGCAGCCCTGCTGTGCAGGTTCCACCACGCCCTGACCGACGGCGTCGGCGGCGTCCAGATCGGCATGACCCTATTCGACCTCGAGCGCGACGCGGGCCACGCGGCCATCCTGCCGACCGAGCCTCACGCCACGGACCGGCCGTTGCTCAGTGGTTATGCCGACGTGTTGCGCTACGACGCCCAGCTGGCCGGAACCTCACTCACCGCGGCCGCCAAAGCGGCACCCGGCTTGCTGTACAACGGGATTCGCCATCCGATCGCGGCCGCCAACGCCGCGACCGCCACCGCTGCGTCGGTGTACCGCACCGTGCGTCCGGTCAACCGCACCGGTTCGCCGCTGATGGCCGAACGCAGCCTGGTGCGCCGCCTCGCCGTTCACGATGTCTCCCTGGCCCGGCTTCGCGACGCGGCCCACCGGTGCGACGGCGCGCTCAACGACGCGTTCGTCGCCGGGGTCACCGGTGGGCTGCGCCGCTACCACGAGAAGCACGGCATCGAACTCGGCGATGTGCATCTGTCGATGCCGATCAGCCTGCGCACCGAGACCGACGAGATGGGCGGCAACCGGATCACCCTGATGCGGTTCGACGTGCCTGCCGGCATCGCCGACCCCGCGCAGCGGATCCGCGAGATTCACCGGCACGCAAGGCAGGTGCGGCACGAACGTTCGCTGCCGTACACCCAGATGATCGCCGGGGTGCTGAACCTGATGCCGCGCTGGTATATCGGGTCGATCCTGCGACACGTGGACTTCGTCGCCAGCGACGTGCCGGGCATCCCGGTGCCGGTGTATCTGGGCGGCGCACCGGTCAGCGCCCAGTATGCGTTCGGTCCGACGATCGGCGCCGCGGTGAACGTGACGCTGCTGACCTATGTCGACACCTGCCATTTCGGCGTGAACGCCGACGCTGGGGCGATACCGGATTTCGAGATCTTCCACGACTGTCTGGTCGAGGGTTTCGACGAGGTGCTCGCGCTGGCCCACTGA
- a CDS encoding GMC family oxidoreductase: MEADYVVVGTGSAGSVVAAKLSADPSVAVVALEAGPRDKNMYIHIPAGFQKLFRSEVDWDYLTEPQKELDGREIYWPRGKMVGGSSSMNAMMWVRGFAADYDEWGEAAGEQWSYAHLEPYLQRIEGGPLSITRQRSPRSSTAAWLAAAQECGYRVEKPNQAAPEGFCETLVTQRRGARWSAADAYLKPALKRRNLTLETEALATRVVFDGRRAVGVEIEQGGSRRVIKARREVVLCGGAINSPQLLMLSGIGDRERLAEHGIEVVAHAPGVGSNLLDHLIAALGFDIPNDSLFGAEKPLQLLNYFLRRRGMLTSNVGEAYGFVRSRDDLALPDLELIFAPAPFFDEGVGDPHDTHAVVLGTILLKPRSSGSIELRSANPRDKPVIDPRYLSDPEGVDRAAMMAGLRMCATISQAPALNGVIGRIARPREATSLDDETLEQALTYVSHTLYHPVGTCRMGRDDASVVDPQLRVRGVDGLRVADASVMPAIIRGHTHAPSVLIGEKAADLIAT; the protein is encoded by the coding sequence ATGGAGGCCGACTACGTCGTCGTGGGAACAGGCTCCGCCGGATCGGTGGTGGCGGCCAAGCTCAGCGCGGACCCGTCTGTGGCCGTGGTGGCGCTCGAAGCGGGTCCGCGCGACAAGAACATGTACATCCACATCCCCGCCGGGTTTCAGAAGCTGTTCCGCAGCGAGGTCGACTGGGACTATTTGACGGAGCCCCAGAAGGAACTCGACGGCCGCGAGATCTACTGGCCGCGCGGCAAGATGGTCGGCGGCTCGTCGTCGATGAACGCGATGATGTGGGTTCGTGGCTTCGCAGCCGACTACGACGAATGGGGCGAGGCGGCCGGCGAGCAGTGGAGTTACGCGCACCTCGAGCCGTACCTGCAGCGCATCGAGGGCGGACCGCTGTCGATCACCCGTCAGCGCAGCCCGCGCAGCTCTACGGCGGCGTGGCTGGCTGCCGCCCAGGAGTGTGGTTACCGGGTCGAAAAGCCCAACCAGGCGGCGCCGGAGGGGTTTTGCGAGACGCTCGTGACGCAGCGCCGCGGCGCCAGGTGGAGTGCCGCCGATGCCTACCTCAAGCCGGCGCTCAAGCGCCGCAACCTCACCCTGGAGACCGAGGCGCTGGCCACGAGGGTGGTCTTCGACGGCCGCCGCGCCGTCGGCGTCGAGATCGAGCAGGGCGGGTCGCGGCGCGTCATCAAAGCCCGCCGTGAAGTCGTGCTCTGCGGCGGTGCGATCAACAGCCCGCAGCTGTTGATGCTCTCGGGAATCGGCGATCGGGAGCGGCTGGCCGAGCACGGCATCGAGGTGGTGGCGCACGCACCGGGCGTCGGGTCGAACCTGCTGGACCACCTCATCGCCGCGCTCGGCTTCGACATCCCGAATGATTCGCTTTTCGGCGCCGAGAAGCCGCTGCAGCTGCTGAACTACTTCTTGCGCCGTCGCGGCATGCTGACCTCCAACGTGGGGGAGGCCTACGGCTTCGTTCGCAGCCGTGACGACCTGGCGCTGCCCGACCTCGAGCTGATCTTCGCGCCCGCGCCGTTCTTCGACGAGGGTGTCGGCGATCCCCATGACACGCACGCTGTCGTGCTGGGCACCATCCTGCTCAAGCCGCGCAGCAGCGGCAGCATCGAATTGCGCTCGGCGAACCCGAGAGACAAGCCGGTCATCGATCCGCGCTACCTTTCCGACCCCGAGGGCGTCGATCGTGCCGCGATGATGGCCGGGTTGCGCATGTGCGCGACGATCTCGCAGGCGCCCGCGCTGAACGGGGTCATCGGACGGATCGCCCGGCCTCGCGAGGCCACCTCACTCGACGACGAGACCCTCGAGCAGGCGCTGACCTACGTGTCGCACACGCTCTACCATCCGGTCGGCACCTGCCGCATGGGTCGCGACGACGCCAGCGTGGTCGATCCGCAACTGCGCGTGCGCGGGGTCGACGGGTTGCGGGTGGCCGACGCCTCGGTGATGCCGGCGATCATCCGCGGGCACACCCACGCACCGAGCGTGCTGATCGGCGAGAAGGCCGCCGACCTCATCGCCACCTGA
- a CDS encoding metallophosphoesterase family protein — MRFVHTADWQLGMTRYFLNGEAQPRYSAARRDAVAGLGRLAADVGAEFVVVAGDVFEHNQLAPRDVGQSLEAMRAIGVPVYLLPGNHDPLDASSVYTSALFTAECPDNVTVLDRAGVHEVRPSLHLVAASWTSKAPASDPVAGVLEDLPADGTARIVVGHGAVDIHVPDKDRPSLIRLAALEAAIERGAVHYVALGDKHSRMQVGTTGRIWYSGSPEVTNYDDIETDPGHVLVVDVDEDDPAHHVRVAPQKVGRWRFVTLRRGVDDNRDIADLDINLDQMPDKERTVVRIALTGSLTVTDKAALDACLDKYHRLFAAMSLWEKQTEIAVLPADGEFDDLGIGGFAASAVDELVTAARTGGADAEDARAALALLLRLADRGVA; from the coding sequence ATGCGATTCGTGCACACCGCCGATTGGCAACTCGGCATGACCCGCTACTTCCTCAACGGCGAGGCCCAGCCGCGGTATTCGGCCGCGCGGCGGGACGCCGTCGCCGGTCTCGGGCGGCTCGCCGCCGACGTGGGCGCCGAGTTCGTGGTCGTTGCCGGCGACGTCTTCGAGCACAACCAGTTGGCCCCGCGCGACGTCGGCCAGTCGCTGGAGGCCATGCGCGCGATCGGCGTTCCGGTGTACCTGCTGCCGGGCAATCACGACCCGCTCGACGCCTCGTCGGTCTACACCAGCGCGCTGTTCACCGCGGAGTGCCCCGACAACGTCACGGTGCTCGACCGTGCCGGTGTCCACGAGGTCCGGCCCAGCCTGCATCTGGTGGCCGCCTCGTGGACGTCCAAGGCGCCGGCGTCGGACCCGGTCGCAGGCGTGCTGGAGGACCTGCCCGCCGACGGCACGGCCCGCATCGTCGTCGGTCACGGCGCGGTCGACATCCACGTGCCGGACAAGGACCGGCCGTCACTGATCCGCCTCGCCGCGCTCGAGGCCGCCATAGAGCGCGGCGCGGTGCACTATGTGGCCCTGGGAGACAAGCACTCTCGTATGCAGGTCGGCACCACCGGCCGGATCTGGTACTCCGGGTCTCCCGAAGTCACCAACTACGACGACATCGAGACCGATCCGGGCCACGTGCTGGTCGTCGACGTCGACGAGGACGACCCCGCCCACCATGTGCGGGTCGCACCGCAGAAGGTGGGGCGGTGGCGGTTCGTCACGCTGCGCCGCGGGGTCGACGACAACCGCGACATCGCCGACCTCGACATCAACCTCGACCAGATGCCGGACAAGGAACGCACGGTGGTGCGCATCGCGCTGACCGGATCGCTCACCGTCACCGACAAGGCCGCGCTCGACGCCTGCCTCGACAAGTATCACCGTCTGTTCGCCGCGATGAGCCTGTGGGAGAAGCAGACCGAGATCGCGGTGCTTCCGGCCGACGGAGAGTTCGACGACCTGGGCATCGGCGGTTTCGCGGCCTCGGCGGTCGACGAGTTGGTCACGGCCGCCCGCACCGGCGGTGCCGACGCCGAGGACGCACGCGCCGCGCTGGCCCTGCTGCTGCGGCTCGCGGATCGGGGCGTGGCGTGA
- a CDS encoding SixA phosphatase family protein: MSAPYRTLLLLRHAKSDYPPGVLDHDRPLAPRGVREAGLAGDWLRTNAPSVDAVLCSTAARTRETLARTRIAAPVDYLDRLYDATPGTVIDVINGAQSRFDTDVQTLLVIGHEPAMSAVALGLCAAESSNSAAAEHISVKFPTSAIAVLRIGGRWDQLALDGAALVTFHVPR, translated from the coding sequence ATGAGTGCCCCGTACCGCACCCTGCTGCTGCTCCGGCACGCCAAGTCGGACTACCCGCCGGGGGTCCTCGACCACGATCGGCCGTTGGCACCAAGGGGGGTGCGCGAGGCGGGGCTGGCCGGTGACTGGCTCAGGACGAACGCGCCGAGCGTCGACGCCGTCCTGTGCTCGACGGCCGCCAGGACACGCGAGACCCTGGCCCGCACCCGCATCGCGGCGCCGGTCGACTACCTAGACCGGCTCTACGACGCGACACCGGGCACCGTGATCGACGTGATCAACGGCGCGCAGTCACGCTTCGACACCGACGTGCAGACGCTGCTGGTGATCGGCCACGAACCCGCGATGTCCGCGGTCGCCCTCGGCCTGTGCGCCGCCGAGAGCAGTAATTCCGCTGCAGCCGAACATATCTCGGTGAAGTTTCCGACTTCGGCCATCGCGGTGCTACGCATCGGCGGCCGGTGGGACCAGCTGGCGCTCGACGGCGCCGCCCTGGTCACCTTCCACGTGCCCCGTTAG
- a CDS encoding DUF3558 domain-containing protein, whose protein sequence is MRSVSPRRPAAGIAAVLAALAVLTGCTQTVEGTAARAGSGDVPRNNESEREYPNLLKECDVLTEDILAETVGADPLDIQSTFVGAVCRWQAANPAGLVDITRFWFELGDLDHERQVAERLGYQIEDKRVAGIQSFVMRPNDPNGACGVASDAAGVVGWWVNPQSPGIDACGMALKLMELTLATRA, encoded by the coding sequence ATGAGAAGCGTGTCGCCGCGTCGGCCGGCCGCGGGCATCGCCGCCGTGCTCGCCGCCCTCGCCGTCCTGACGGGTTGCACCCAGACCGTCGAGGGCACCGCGGCCAGGGCCGGGTCGGGCGACGTTCCCCGGAACAACGAATCCGAGCGCGAATACCCGAACCTGCTCAAGGAGTGCGACGTCCTGACGGAGGACATCCTGGCCGAGACCGTCGGCGCCGATCCGCTGGACATCCAGAGCACCTTCGTCGGCGCCGTGTGCCGCTGGCAGGCGGCCAACCCGGCGGGCCTGGTCGACATCACCCGGTTCTGGTTCGAGCTGGGCGATCTCGACCACGAGCGCCAGGTCGCCGAGCGGCTCGGGTACCAGATCGAGGACAAGCGCGTGGCGGGCATCCAGTCGTTCGTGATGCGCCCGAACGACCCGAACGGCGCCTGTGGGGTGGCCAGTGACGCCGCCGGCGTCGTCGGCTGGTGGGTCAACCCGCAGTCGCCCGGCATCGATGCCTGCGGGATGGCGCTCAAGCTGATGGAGCTGACGCTGGCCACCCGCGCCTAA